One segment of Scyliorhinus torazame isolate Kashiwa2021f chromosome 14, sScyTor2.1, whole genome shotgun sequence DNA contains the following:
- the LOC140390098 gene encoding putative nuclease HARBI1 — MGAVLGTLIWLHEEEEEEEQQRRHCLREEQQRLQHEQMQLQRKLTAQRQAAGPQRRSHTKETTRRRLYPANRVYRPRVTYLELSEEDCLRRLRFSKEAVSDLCKLLQQDLMPAGPGGHALPVAVKVTTALNFFASGSFQGATGDISHISQSAVHKCIKQVTNALFAWANDYICFPMDASSQNDRAVGFAAMAGFSCVQGVIDCTHIAIKAPDNQPAAFNRKGYYSINVQLVTDHLHRIMQVCARFPGSCHDAFILHQSTIPPLFHSCQNFKGWLIGDKDYPLHTWLMTPLSNPRSPAELKYNESHGTTRRVIKHTIGLLKQRFRCLDRSGGPLQYSPQRVSRIVVVCCILHNLAVERGLHMEEEVPEVLSSSDEEDLDESEEEKAEIDESQQLIARDIRNQFIAQCFG, encoded by the coding sequence ATGGGGGCAGTTTTGGGAACTTTAATTTGGCTCcatgaagaggaggaagaggaggaacagcAACGGCGGCACTGCCTCCGCGAGGAGCAGCAGCGACTGCAGCATGAGCAGATGCAGCTACAGCGGAAACTGACTGCCCAGCGACAGGCAGCTGGTCCGCAGCGGAGATCGCACACAAAGGAGACAACGCGGAGGAGGCTTTACCCGGCAAACAGGGTGTACCGGCCTCGAGTCACTTACCTGGAGCTGTCCGAGGAGGACTGCCTCAGGAGGCTGCGCTTTTCCAAGGAGGCGGTCAGCGACCTATGCAAGCTCCTCCAACAAGACTTAATGCCAGCTGGCCCTGGTGGCCATGCGTTGCCGGTGGCGGTGAAAGTCACCACCGCCCTTAATTTCTTTGCCTCGGGTTCCTTTCAGGGTGCCACCGGTGACATTtcgcacatcagccaatctgcggtACACAAGTGCATCAAACAGGTCACCAATGCCCTCTTTGCCTGGGCGAACGACTACATCTGTTTCCCAATGGATGCCAGCAGTCAGAACGACAGAGCGGTGGGCTTTGCTGCGATGGCTGGTTTTTCCTGTGTGCAAGGGGTCATTGACTGCACGCACATCGCCATCAAGGCCCCTGACAATCAGCCGGCAGCCTTCAACAGAAAAGGCTATTACTCCATCAATGTGCAGTTGGTTACTGATCACCTGCACAGAATCATGCAAGTCTGCGCCCGATTTCCAGGTAGCTGtcatgatgccttcattctgcACCAGTCAACCATTCCCCCACTGTTCCACTCATGCCAGAACTTCAAAGGTTGGCTGATAGGGGACAAGGACTACCCACTCCACACGTGGCTCATGACACCCCTCTCCAATCCTAGGTCGCCAGCTGAGCTGAAATATAATGAGAGCCATGGGACCACCAGGAGGGTCATTAAGCACACCATCGGACTCCTCAAACAACGCTTCCGCTGCCTGGACAGGTCCGGGGGCCCCTTGCAATACAGTCCACAGAGAGTTTcccgcattgtggtggtctgctgcatatTGCACAACCTTGCTGTGGAAAGGGGGCTGCACATGGAAGAGGAAGTCCCTGAAGTCCTCTCCTCATCCGATGAAGAAGACTTGGATGAGAGCGAAGAAGAAAAAGCAGAGATAGACGAAAGTCAGCAGCTTATAGCCAGAGATATCCGAAATCAGTTCATCGCCCAATGCTTTGGTTGA